The Vitis riparia cultivar Riparia Gloire de Montpellier isolate 1030 chromosome 3, EGFV_Vit.rip_1.0, whole genome shotgun sequence genome includes a region encoding these proteins:
- the LOC117910844 gene encoding uncharacterized protein At4g26485-like produces the protein MKRMKKKERWIQHYSSFQKILLVGEGDFSFSACLARQFGSAVNMVATSLDPQEIVYAKHWSCETHLQELKRLGCRVLHEVDVKEMNRHPTLINMEFDVIVFNFPHAGHFPGLCERNVKLIKMHREILEAFFKSASDMLSSGGEVHVTHRDDYPYNIWKVEKLANGAGLYLKEKVEFQKKDYPGYHNKRGGAIHSNKTFPLKDCYTFKFSVGTWESEEEEDEEDDDDYDDNSDDDVDDDEDTTSSGSLDDEIGWILPVMKRLHIK, from the exons ATGAAGAgaatgaagaagaaagagagatgGATACAGCACTACAGCAGCTTTCAGAAGATACTGCTTGTGGGTGAAGGCGACTTTTCATTCTCAGCTTGTTTAGCTAGACAGTTTGGTTCTGCTGTTAACATGGTTGCCACTTCACTCGACCCTCAAG AGATAGTGTATGCTAAGCATTGGAGCTGTGAAACACATTTGCAAGAACTAAAAAGATTAGGATGTCGAGTTCTGCATGAAGTTGATGTGAAAGAAATGAACAGACATCCCACCTTAATAAACATGGAATTTGATGTTATCGTCTTTAACTTCCCTCATGCTGGCCATTTCCCAGGGTTATGTGAAAGAAATGTCAAACTCATCAA GATGCACAGAGAGATTCTGGAGGCATTCTTTAAGAGTGCGAGTGATATGCTGAGCAGTGGAGGGGAAGTTCATGTCACACACAGAGATGACTATCCCTATAATATATGGAAGGTGGAGAAACTAGCCAACGGAGCGGGTCTTTATCTGAAAGAGAAAGTAGAATTCCAAAAGAAGGACTACCCTGGGTATCATAACAAGAGAGGCGGTGCTATCCATAGTAACAAAACATTCCCTCTCAAAGACTGCTATACCTTCAAATTCTCTGTTGGTACTTGGGAAagcgaagaagaagaagatgaagaagatgatgacgATTATGATGACAATTCCgatgatgatgttgatgatgatgaggacACTACATCTAGTGGAAGTCTCGATGATGAAATTGGATGGATATTACCTGTGATGAAACGTCTGCATATTAAGTGA